atttttttgttaaatacaATGTCCATACTctacaatataaataataagaaatgattaattttttacgTTAGGTACTAAATTGTTACACACTAGTTGTAGGATTGTAGAATTATATTgttgcaaaattaaaagtataagaCCAATTGTGGGTTTGGATTACATTTTCTagtgtttaatttagaaaataagttattttgtcTTATTTCAAtcattataaaacaaaaatgctaCATTCATCAAAGTTTAAAGACCAATAGTGGCTAGACCAAGACTTTAACGGGCAAGACATTGTAAATTTGTGATGATACATGGTAATTGAAAACTTGATGATACATGTTAATTGAAAACTAGGCTTGTGATTTTGCCCGAGCATCCATTATTGTAAAAAGTTTCCTGAATTCAATTggtttttgtgttttgatgcAAAGAATTGTGTTTTGATGCAAAGAATTGTTTAGGCATTTTCCCTGCGTACGTATCTTCTTTTTGACATCATAGAGACACGTCTCTTGATTTGGTATTGATAGTCCATCAAGAGTTCAGATTCTACATGCCATGAATTTAGAGTCCTACTTCTGCATTTTGACctctgtttgtttgttttgttccGTTTTCTCTTTCCCTCCTGCCTATCTTCTGCATCTCTTCTTTGGTTTttatccaaataaaaaaatgctGTGCTTCTTCTACAACAGCAACTCCGGTGATCGGGTGTGGCCTCAATTATTGAAGCACGAATGTACCGCCAACTGCATCAGGGTGGCTGGGATTGTAGCTATTTGATGCAAGAAAACTTCACATCTTACAATGGAATGGCCATACAGTTGTACCCTTTTGTTTTCATACGTTTGGGAAGGAACATTGCCCTTTAGCAAGACTTAATTCTTACTCTCaagttatgaaattaattgaaCACAAATAAACACCTTGCTTGGATTAAATAGGTCAATTTTGCTCGTATCCGTTTGCGTATACGTAGGTGAATGATATTTCAGGCTAAGTTTGAGAAACTGACCAAATGGAGTAAACGAAAGAAATGAAGTCCACTCAAATCCACCACCTGATGCATCACTCGCTTGCACATCTGGAGAGAATTCGTCTCCTAGGAGACGACGAATTCATCGTCCATAAAATCACCATGTCTCCAACTTCATCTTTCCTCATTTCCCATAGTAACTCCAGCTCTTTCGTTTTCTCACTTTGCTCTCCCTCACTTCTTTTCAGCCGTGtgttttgaataaatatcATTGTGTGCTTTCAGCTACTCTTGTGTTTCTCAATTTCATTGCATTTCTGATCTTTTGTGTAGTTAGTTCATCATTCTCCTTTACTCCAACATGTTGTGTTTCTATCTATTCATTGTAAATGCAGTTTTTGGTGGGTTTtgtatttactttttactaATACTAATCTATATCTGTAATTTTGACACATGGAACGAATATAGTATGAAGAAGTTGACATTGTTATTTCTTCTGAATGTCgtgaaattgacaaaaaacaTAGTTCTAGgtatatatgattttaaaaaaataatttaattgcaGTTACGATTTCTCCatcaatcaaatttcattttgattatactaattttcattACAGTTGGATAAATGCAGCATTAGTTGTACCATCTTTTACCCTCACTTTCTTCGgtacaacaaaataatatcttGAATCGTAACCAATGTGTAGTTATCCATGATATATAAATGATGACAACTATCTTCAATGGTATGAAACTATAAATCGTGCtcacaacaaaacaaatattataccATTGTAAAACTATGTTGGAGCGTCCATCTTGGACAACACAAATGATATGAGTCATTGCAATCCATGCAGTTGAGCTAATCATACAGAAAATGGACCTAAGTGAATATAGATCAGCTACACATGAAAGATTGGTTGTCTCCAAcccaaaatctaaaaaaggGGCTCCAATTCAGAgccaaaaaaaacaaatgcaCCAGCCGGGAATCGAACCCGGGTCTGTACCGTGGCAGGGTACTATTCTACCACTAGACCACTGGTGCTGTTGGTATTAAGAATTACAAATTGATTTCCAAAACCAACCTTATGCTAAAACATtcattttagattatatctactttcatcttattcttttacctcaactattatttttctttctacttgaaaagaagaagcttatctttctttctatccATCTAGAATCGattagaatatgattttttctcacaataaaatagtttttttaaaaactcaaatttcaaaaatatgaGTATATACTAATTATTAAAGTTATGCTGTTATAGTTTTTGAGTTTTATGAACCAACAAAACATGGATTGTATGGAaacaatatcatataatttgaTTGCAACAAATTTTATAGTGAAAAAGTGTGGTTTATGCTATATGCGTTGATTGGTTCTAATAGTTTTGTATAGTTCAAATGGACAGTGATCAAATATGAAGTTTAGAGGGTGTTTTGGGGGTAGAGTTGAATTATTTACCATACTCCCTTGTTTTGCAATCATTCACTCGAGAAAGTCACTACTACCTTCATTATATCATCGTTGTACTCCTTTCGTGCATAGGCCACTCGTACTATGCATGATGGTTTAGCACATTTGCTAAACTTGTCATTTAACTAAAACTAACAATAAAAGTGAACTTATGTCAGTAGTGGTAAGAAAGGATGCACAATAATGTCTGATTCTAGGCTACCTATCCCAAGATGCACAAAACCTGAAAGATATAAAACATGAATGAGACAAACTTACACCATcgtattttattctttaatttgtattcAATCAAATATACAATCACAAGAAAGTGGAAGGAAAATGATAAGAAAGATTTGACCTCATTTGATACACACAAAATTCAAAGCAGAACTCAACCCACAAAGAATGACTAACACaagatttggaagaaaaagaaaaataaaaagaaaagatatagcttcaaataataaaatcttgGGTTGGATGCAGATCTTTGAATATTTAGTGATGTGTCCTATCTAATCTTATAACCTGAAAAACAAAGCAGAAGCTCTTCCACAACTCTAACAAGATGTCAGATGTCATCGGTAACTGCCGTAAGGTGGCTGCTGGGGGGCATAACCACCACCACCCATCATCGGGTTGTATACACCGGGCATGTTTGCTCGAGGTTGCTGCATTTGGAATCCTTGTTGCCCCATACCCATATTCATTCCCATGCCACCCATGGGTTGATTCATACCTCCATAGCCTCTCATGCCCATCCCCATGCCCATGCCAGGATTGGGGTTCATGCCCATGCCCATTCCCATGCCCATGCCCATGCCCGAACCGGATCCTGACATTGCATTTGGAGGTGGCCTTAGCGCACTAGCACCAACTCGGCCTATCCCAGAACCAGATCCCATAGCTTTACCCATGTTAATGGTAGATACGACTGGAGCTGTACTAGGCTTCTCcattctcttctccttcctatTGAGGGCTTCAAAATCAACACCAATGTCCGCCATTGGGTTTGCTTTAGCTGCACAAGGACaacttattcttttaaaaaaaaaggaggaatgaaaatttattgtattttttaaacatatgaAACAACCCAGTGTGTTCCAAGAGAAAAATCAACACAATCAAGTTAACCTCAGCAGTGTGTAAATGATGTAATGAAATCAAGAAGGGAAGACTCACGTCCAGATATGTTTAAATTGACAAGCCCTCTGCTTAATGTGTCAGACCATACTGTGGACTTGGTCTCAAACTTATTATTCGAAGCTTGGGACGCAGTTGAAAGTGATCCAGCTGGAGGATTTTGCTGAGAAGCCATGGATGTATAGTTTCCTGCTTGAGAATTAAAGCTACCCATAACCTCAGATTTTACCACAGGAAAATTTGAGGTTTGGTAAGATACTTGAGAAGCTACTGAACCCTGTGGCGGATTGAAGTTGTTTCCACTAGGAAGATGAGCGGGAGGTCTTGTAGTTTGAAGCGTGAGATGAGAACTTGCGGGAACTGCAGAACCATTATGATATGTTCCAAAATTGTTGGGCTGTGCATTAGGTCCAGCATTTGGAGGAGCCATATATGATCCATGAGCTGGTATTCCTCCCGGCGCCACAAACATCCCATTGCCGAACTCTCTCCCTGGttctgtttgattttgaaaattcacaGGAGCAATATTTCCATCTTGCTGATAATTCCCCAAGTTAGAATTTGGCTGTGCAGGCAAGCCAGATGCAGCATGAGAATTTGGCTGTACTGGTTGGTTTGATGTAAACGTGGGCTGTGAAACAGCAGCGGGTAAAGTTTCAGGAGGGAGAAGATCAGCCAGTACACCAATATTTTGATGTTGCAGAGTCTCTTCACGAGGATGGTGCAAATTCGGTTGAGGTTGAACAGGGACGTTTGGTGTGGAGTAAGTTGCTGCAGAAAATGATTCCCCACGttgaaaatatgtttgatCTTGGACACCAGAGGAAGATATGGCTTTAAAAGGCGAGTCACCAAATGGATCTTCAAAAGTCTGCATGAGCATACGATGttgcaaaatattaaatctcTGCCAACAATAATACTTGATCTAGAATCCAATTTGACAAGGAAGCAAtcaacccaaatttaaacttcattcaagaaataaataaattctttaCACCATAAAAATGTGCAACCTTCCAGTATGCTacatctaataaaataatggtaCAACAATCGACAATGCCAGGAATAAATCAATGAGAAAGCATCAAGTTATggataatgataaaattgcaTGCATAAGCATGTTAACAATCAATTCAAAAATCATTTCCATGCTTTAATATTACCTGATTTTGAGTAAAGGATCCCACAGCAGAGCTTGTCTGAACATGACTCTCAGAGTCTGCAGATGATGTTACTGGCCCAACAGGCACTAAGGCCAATGAGTCAAATAAATTTGCCTCCAAATTGCTTGAGGCATTTGGAGCAACTGAaataagaaatggaaaaagaaaaaaagaagagattgaGTGTAAAGAATAAAGAACAGAGGAAATCGCCataccataaaataaaaatgatggCAAATACTTTTATCAACATTGTCCAACCatgaaaaaaatcacaaacctaAGGCTATGTAATATAATTCTTAATtcccaaaatttccaaaaaaataagtatCTCCTTTTGGTATTTTACCACAACTGACAAAGATAAGCCAAAAGGAACTATCCTACTCCAGGAAGTAGTAGCTTCTTATTAGAATTGATTAAAGCATGGAACAGAAAAGGGGGGAGGTGGGACCAGACAGTCATTCCCAACCTAGGCAGCTAAGAAGCTTATATATGGACTCTCAGTACTGATAAAGAGGACAATAAAATTCTATAGTTTTTCATATACATTTGA
This is a stretch of genomic DNA from Cucumis sativus cultivar 9930 chromosome 4, Cucumber_9930_V3, whole genome shotgun sequence. It encodes these proteins:
- the LOC101208671 gene encoding clathrin interactor EPSIN 2 — its product is MKKAFDQTVRDLKREVNKTVLKIPKVEQKVLDATSNEPWGPHGSLLADIAQATRNYHEYQMIMGILWKRINDTGKNWRHVYKGLTVLEYLVGHGSERVIDDIREHAYQISTLSDFQYIDSNGRDQGNNVRKKSQNLVALVNDKERIIEVRQKAAANRDKFRSASSMGSMYRPGSGGYDDRYEGRYGGRDGDRNVDSYGRERDYGFRDDRSGRNEDSYGRDYEERYNRDGYKDDDYRGRSRSIDDYQYGSRSRSSDRDGERAYDDDGQVSSRNSGARPDEPSQVGRQLERKFSEQNIAPPSYEEAVNESGSTVPSQREVEAPATTAPRAFPPPVPSTPSQQTTHGTTASPLPQGFDGSDEFDPRGSVPVAPNASSNLEANLFDSLALVPVGPVTSSADSESHVQTSSAVGSFTQNQTFEDPFGDSPFKAISSSGVQDQTYFQRGESFSAATYSTPNVPVQPQPNLHHPREETLQHQNIGVLADLLPPETLPAAVSQPTFTSNQPVQPNSHAASGLPAQPNSNLGNYQQDGNIAPVNFQNQTEPGREFGNGMFVAPGGIPAHGSYMAPPNAGPNAQPNNFGTYHNGSAVPASSHLTLQTTRPPAHLPSGNNFNPPQGSVASQVSYQTSNFPVVKSEVMGSFNSQAGNYTSMASQQNPPAGSLSTASQASNNKFETKSTVWSDTLSRGLVNLNISGPKANPMADIGVDFEALNRKEKRMEKPSTAPVVSTINMGKAMGSGSGIGRVGASALRPPPNAMSGSGSGMGMGMGMGMGMNPNPGMGMGMGMRGYGGMNQPMGGMGMNMGMGQQGFQMQQPRANMPGVYNPMMGGGGYAPQQPPYGSYR